A single window of Solidesulfovibrio fructosivorans JJ] DNA harbors:
- a CDS encoding metallophosphoesterase family protein, with protein sequence MGEGNDMPPADDARLIAVGDIHGQADALRRLLDDLPYRPGTDRLIFLGDYINRGPDTRGVLDLLTDIARQDPGAVFCLGNHEETLLRYADEGEPEDLRLLRGLGIETTLRCYGDPPAASLIGLSFLPPEHQAFLRALVPYARIGDMLFVHAGLPGGLPPEECPTDCMLSVRGAFLSGPVPRGLTVVFGHTTARTPLVAPGKIGLDTGAAWGRALTACILPDMELRHVFI encoded by the coding sequence ATGGGTGAAGGAAACGACATGCCGCCGGCCGATGACGCGCGGCTTATTGCCGTGGGCGACATCCACGGCCAGGCCGATGCGCTGCGCCGGCTGCTCGACGATCTGCCGTACCGGCCGGGTACGGATCGTCTTATTTTTTTAGGGGATTACATCAACCGGGGACCGGACACCCGGGGCGTGCTGGATCTGCTGACCGATATCGCCCGGCAGGACCCGGGCGCGGTTTTTTGCCTGGGCAACCATGAGGAAACACTTCTCCGGTACGCCGACGAGGGCGAACCCGAGGATTTGCGGCTCCTTCGCGGGCTCGGCATCGAAACCACCCTGCGCTGCTACGGCGATCCGCCGGCCGCATCGCTGATCGGCCTTTCCTTCCTGCCGCCCGAACACCAGGCGTTTCTGCGCGCCCTCGTGCCCTACGCGCGCATCGGCGACATGCTCTTCGTCCACGCCGGGTTGCCCGGCGGACTGCCGCCCGAGGAATGCCCCACCGACTGCATGCTCTCGGTGCGGGGCGCGTTTCTCTCCGGCCCCGTGCCGCGCGGCCTGACCGTGGTCTTCGGCCATACCACCGCCCGCACCCCCCTCGTCGCGCCGGGCAAGATCGGCCTGGATACCGGCGCGGCCTGGGGCCGCGCGCTCACCGCCTGCATCCTGCCCGACATGGAACTGCGCCACGTGTTTATTTGA